The following are encoded together in the Pectobacterium wasabiae CFBP 3304 genome:
- a CDS encoding LutC/YkgG family protein has translation MENRDSFLADIARQLGRKVRHAPAPLPRPASHHARTRLTDLTVQQRCDAFIDVATNVMLAHCEITSEADAAQAALRLCDKYGHAPVIISGDRRLEALGITACLQRECQATVWDPSVGEENLRLAEQAKVGVVYAEYGLTESGGVVLFSAPQRGRAVSLLPESSLFVLRKSTLLPRIAQLAQHLHHMAQQGERMPSCINIIGGPSSTADIELIKVVGVHGPINAAYLIVEDC, from the coding sequence ATGGAAAACCGCGATAGTTTTCTGGCCGATATTGCCCGTCAGCTTGGCCGCAAGGTGCGCCACGCTCCCGCTCCGCTACCCAGGCCAGCGAGCCATCATGCTCGTACCCGATTAACCGATCTCACCGTGCAACAGCGTTGTGATGCCTTTATCGATGTCGCCACTAACGTCATGCTGGCACACTGCGAAATCACCAGTGAAGCCGACGCAGCGCAGGCTGCGCTGCGATTGTGCGATAAATACGGTCACGCGCCCGTGATTATCAGCGGCGATCGGCGTTTAGAGGCATTAGGGATCACCGCGTGTTTGCAGCGTGAGTGTCAGGCCACCGTATGGGATCCCAGCGTGGGAGAAGAAAACCTGCGGCTGGCAGAGCAAGCTAAAGTCGGCGTAGTTTACGCGGAATATGGCCTAACCGAATCAGGCGGCGTGGTGCTATTTTCCGCTCCTCAGCGAGGACGTGCCGTCAGCCTGCTGCCGGAGTCCTCTCTCTTTGTGCTACGTAAAAGCACATTGTTACCCCGCATCGCACAGTTGGCACAGCACCTACATCACATGGCGCAACAAGGCGAGCGTATGCCGTCGTGTATTAATATTATTGGTGGCCCGAGTTCCACCGCCGATATTGAACTGATCAAAGTGGTCGGCGTACACGGGCCGATTAACGCCGCCTATCTGATCGTTGAGGACTGTTAA
- a CDS encoding LutB/LldF family L-lactate oxidation iron-sulfur protein yields the protein MSLKTSDVKFKDRIQTQIHDPIMRKAVANAQERIGANRQKMVDELGHWEAWRDHAAQIREHVLNNLDAYLYQLSEKVTANGGHVYFAKTKEDATRYILQVAQANHAKKVVKAKSMVTEEIGMNHVLQQAGIEVIETDLGEYILQLDQDPPSHVVVPAIHKDRYQIRKVLHEKLGYDGPETPEAMTLFIRKKIREDFLSAEVGVTGCNFAVAETGSVCLVTNEGNARMCTTLPKTHIAVMGMERIAPTFEEVDVLITMLARSAVGARLTGYNTWLTGPREAGHIDGPQEFHLVIVDNGRSQILGSAFRDILRCIRCGACINTCPAYRHIGGHGYGSIYPGPIGAVISPLLGGYQDFKELPYACSLCTACDTVCPVRIPLSSLILKHRRVMAESGITPKAEQRVTKLFSYVNSHPKLWKVGMITGAHAAGWFIKNGKPRIEMGAIGEWTEARDLPDADGESFRSWFKKHQARGRK from the coding sequence ATGAGCCTAAAAACCAGTGATGTTAAATTCAAGGATCGTATTCAAACCCAGATTCACGATCCCATCATGCGTAAGGCGGTTGCCAATGCGCAAGAACGTATCGGCGCAAATCGTCAGAAAATGGTCGACGAGTTAGGCCATTGGGAAGCATGGCGTGACCATGCCGCCCAGATCCGCGAGCATGTACTTAACAACCTCGATGCCTACCTTTACCAGCTCTCAGAAAAAGTGACAGCCAACGGTGGACACGTCTATTTCGCTAAAACCAAAGAGGATGCCACCCGCTATATCCTTCAGGTTGCTCAGGCTAACCATGCCAAAAAAGTCGTCAAAGCGAAATCGATGGTCACCGAAGAAATCGGCATGAACCACGTCTTGCAGCAGGCGGGAATTGAGGTTATCGAAACCGATCTGGGCGAATATATTCTGCAACTGGATCAAGATCCGCCGTCACATGTCGTCGTTCCCGCTATCCACAAAGATCGCTACCAGATCCGCAAGGTATTACACGAAAAACTAGGCTATGACGGGCCAGAAACGCCAGAAGCCATGACGCTGTTTATTCGTAAGAAGATACGTGAGGATTTTCTCAGTGCGGAAGTTGGCGTAACCGGCTGTAACTTCGCGGTGGCGGAAACCGGCTCGGTGTGTCTGGTCACCAACGAAGGTAATGCGCGCATGTGTACCACGCTGCCAAAAACGCACATTGCGGTGATGGGCATGGAGCGTATTGCCCCGACGTTTGAGGAAGTGGACGTTTTAATCACCATGCTGGCACGTAGCGCGGTCGGCGCGCGTCTGACGGGCTACAACACCTGGCTGACGGGGCCACGGGAGGCGGGACATATTGATGGGCCGCAGGAATTCCATCTGGTGATCGTCGATAACGGTCGTTCACAGATTCTCGGCTCCGCGTTCCGCGATATTCTGCGCTGTATCCGCTGTGGCGCCTGCATCAACACCTGCCCTGCCTATCGTCACATCGGTGGACACGGCTACGGCTCCATTTATCCTGGCCCGATTGGTGCGGTTATTTCTCCCTTGTTAGGTGGCTATCAGGATTTCAAGGAGTTGCCCTATGCCTGCTCGCTCTGCACCGCCTGCGACACCGTGTGCCCAGTCCGCATTCCCTTATCGTCACTGATTCTCAAACACCGACGCGTTATGGCGGAAAGCGGAATAACGCCGAAAGCCGAACAGCGCGTGACGAAGCTATTCAGCTACGTGAATAGTCATCCAAAGCTATGGAAGGTCGGAATGATCACCGGAGCCCATGCCGCAGGCTGGTTTATCAAAAACGGTAAACCACGCATTGAGATGGGTGCCATCGGTGAATGGACGGAAGCGCGCGATCTGCCGGATGCAGACGGTGAAAGCTTCCGCAGTTGGTTTAAGAAACATCAGGCGAGAGGAAGAAAATGA
- a CDS encoding (Fe-S)-binding protein has product MNVNFFVTCIGDALKSRMARDSVLLLEQLGCHVHFPEKQSCCGQPAINGGYINSAIPGMKSIIAALEDNDDPIISPAGSCMNAIRHYPEYLADEPEWVLRAERVAERMKDLTSFIVNTLGVTDVGARLSGTAVYHPSCSLFRKLGVREEPIALLNHVQGLHLLPFKAEETCCGFGGTFSVKMAEISGEMVKEKVSHMMDVKPDYLIGADVSCLLNIGGRMQREGHPVKVMHIAEVLMSR; this is encoded by the coding sequence GTGAATGTTAATTTTTTTGTTACCTGTATTGGTGACGCTCTGAAATCCCGTATGGCACGTGATTCCGTACTGCTACTGGAGCAGTTGGGTTGCCACGTGCACTTTCCCGAAAAACAGTCGTGTTGCGGGCAACCGGCCATCAACGGCGGTTATATCAACAGTGCTATTCCCGGCATGAAGAGCATCATTGCCGCGCTGGAAGACAATGACGACCCGATCATTTCTCCAGCCGGTTCATGCATGAACGCGATCCGCCACTATCCTGAGTATCTGGCCGATGAGCCAGAATGGGTACTGCGTGCCGAACGCGTCGCCGAACGCATGAAAGACCTAACCTCGTTCATCGTCAATACGCTTGGCGTGACGGATGTCGGTGCTCGTCTATCAGGAACCGCGGTTTACCACCCTTCCTGTAGCCTGTTTCGCAAGTTAGGCGTGCGCGAAGAGCCCATCGCGCTACTCAACCACGTTCAGGGCCTGCACTTGCTGCCGTTTAAGGCAGAAGAAACCTGTTGCGGCTTCGGTGGTACGTTTTCGGTGAAGATGGCAGAAATTTCTGGCGAAATGGTCAAAGAAAAAGTCAGCCACATGATGGATGTCAAACCCGACTACCTGATTGGCGCTGATGTCAGTTGCCTGCTCAATATCGGTGGCCGCATGCAGCGTGAAGGCCATCCGGTCAAGGTGATGCACATCGCCGAAGTCTTGATGAGCCGCTAA